The stretch of DNA TCGGAATTAGGCAAGTATAAGGTATCGTAAAGGGCGTTCCCGTCCAACGACCGCCCCAACGGAGAGATTTAGGTTGTAGGGGGATATTGCCACTGGTGTAGTGGTGATCGTTGGCGTAATTGGCGATCGCGATCGCTAGGCATTCTCCGTTAGCATTAACTGGTAAAGAAGCGGCATTTCCAGAAGCGATCGGCAAAATATCCTGTTCCTTAATTGTATCTAATCCTTGCAAACGCCGACTTTCTCGATAGTAAGGATGCAGTGCAAAGGCAGAATTGGTAATTGGTGATTGGTAATTGGTAATTGGTGATTGGCGATCGGTAAAAATTTCCCCATCTTGCGATTTTACCATTTTGAAAGTGGGAAAAATATCCTCTGCTAAACCGTAGCGGCGACCTAATTGATTTTGAATAAAACGGGCAAAACTTTGGGTATGCCATAGACTTTCTTGGAGAAATTCGCGCCTCGATGATTCCGATTCTATTAAACGGTTAACTCCTTCTCCATAGTCATTCCCTCGTATTGGCCAATTAATCATAAATCGATTGCCAGGTAGTCGGCCATAATTGAGAAACTTCTCTGGGCCATAGTTATCCCAAGCATCTACAAATTGACTGGGATTATCTATCGGTGGCGCAGGAATTTCTGGCGCAATCGCATCTGCGCCGAAATCTTCCATAATCACAACCCAAGTAGGGGCTTGTACGGGATAGGTTTCTGTTAGAATATTAGGAGCAATTGGAGCACTAGGTTCTCCCCATTCAGCTTGAAATTCCCAACCCCATCGATAGGGAATTTCGCCTATTGCTAGTAAGTCTCCTAACTCGGTTGCATCGAGAGTGATTTGAGCGTGGACGGTAAAATCTTCAAAGCGAACGCCGACAATTTTATGGCCTTTTTTTAACACTTCTTGGGGTGTTTGTCCAGCAATCCAATATAAGTTTGGTAGTTGTTTCACCCAGTCTGCAAAAATTTCAGCACCAATGCGAGGATCGTAAGTAAAAAAGCTGACCCAGGCACGATCTAAGCCTCCAGGTTGTTGTTGAAGCTTTTTAAGAAATGCACCCCATAAACCAGTTTGAAAAGCTGCTAATTCGTTACCATCTGGTGCGGATACGCCTGCTGTCGTGAGCATTCCTCCTAACCAAGGAAATTCACTAATTAAGATAGTTTTTGCTCCTCGGCTGGCGGCTTGTACTGCTGCCGCAGTGCCACCTGTGCCACCGCCAACTACTAATATATCAGCGTTTAGTTCATTCATTGGTAATTGGTAATTGGTAATTGGTAATTGGTAATTGGCAGTTTTAAGGTGGCGCTCGCCGCCAACCATCTTTAGTTATAAGTTACAATATTTTTAGTCGGCGAGCGCCCACCCTACAAGTTATAGCGTTTATTTATGTCCCTCTAGTTACAACAATACTCCGGACAGTTTTGGAGTAGAGACGCGATCGCCCGTCCACAAAAAAGTAAGTAAAATTTGAATCTCAAAGGCAGAAAAAAAGACACTCTTTAGGTTAAGCTTAAAAAAACTGAGCTTAACAGACTGCCTTATGAACATTATTGAATCCATCTTACAACAAATGTCCGGGGTGAGTCAAGCCCAAAAAAAGTTTATAATGACTTTACTTTCCACAATCGTGCTGGTTTATGGCAAAGTGAACTTCACCAATCTGGGCCGCTATAGTCCTGCCAATGAAAAAACTTATCGGCGGCATTTTTTAAAAAAGTTTGACTGGGAGCAATTCTCTAAATATTTTATTAAAAAAGCCTTGAATCCTGAACGCACAATTATTGCCGTTATTGATTGTTCTTTTTTGAGAAAAAGTGGTAAACATACTGAGGGAAAAGGTTATTTTTATAATGGTATTGCGGGAAAAGCTGAACAAGGATTAGAAATTTCTGTGATTTCTGTTGTCGAAATTGAAACTCATATTTCCTATAGTTTAAGCGTGCAACAAACTCTTTCGCGTCCGACCACAGAACCACCGAAAAACTCCCTAATTTTTACTCGGAAAAGAAACTTAAAAAAACGGAGTAAAACAGGTATCTGAAACCTTAACACCTGATATAACAAGAGTTGACGACTATGCAAAGCATTTAAAAATACTCGTTCTTTGTTGCCAGAATCTGTACGTTATTTGGTGGCTGATGGCTATTATTACCGCGCTAAATTTTGGGATGCTGTTCGGGAGTCAGATCTCAATTTGATTAGTAGATTAAGGGTTGATGCCAACCTGAATTACCTCTATACCGGAGCAAGGAATAAATTCGGCGCTCCTCGTAAATATGATGGTAAAGTTGACTGCAATAATTTGAAAAATCTAACTTTCGTCAAAGAAATTAAGCCAGGAGTTAAGCTTTATTCATTATTAGTATGGAGTTGTTGCTTAAAATGCAAAATCCGTTTGGCTTGTATATCTGAGCTTCAAGCTAACGGTAAAACCAAAAATGTTTTATTGTTTAGTACCGATATCAATCTCAAGGCTGAGCAAATACTTGAGTATTATCAAGCTCGTTTTCAAATTGAATTCATTTTTCGGGATGCCAAACAATTTACTGGTTTGTCCGATTGTCAATCTGTGAATAGCCAACGGCTTGATTTTCATTTTAATGCCAGCCTAGCGGCCTTAAATTTAGCCAAATATGAAGCCTCTAATCGCCACTTGTCTGCCCATCCATTCGTGTTTTCAATGGCCTCCTATAAACGCCTGGAATTCAATCGGCATCTACTTTATACATTTATTAGCAAGTTAGATTTAGACAAGGACTTGATTTTAAATCATCCTAACCTCCCCTCAGTCTTGTCTTATGGTACTCTGGCTGCTTAAAAACTGTCCGGACTATTGGTTACAATAAATAATCTGATTATTAGCGGTAGAAGAATGATTTAAAAAAAGAATATCGCTTTTGAGTAGCATAAGTCCTATTAGTGTTAAATTCTAAATATCGCTGGGCAATAAAGGAAAAAATATGAAAGCACAAGTGTTCCGGGGTGTCAATCAGCTAAGCTACGAAGAAATTCCCGTACCTGAAATCGAAACTGATGAGGTGCTTGTACAAGTACAAGTTGTGGGATTATGCCAATCGGACATAAAAAAAATTCGCTATCCTCTCTACGAACCGCCGCGCATTTTTGGACACGAAACTGCGGGTGTAATTGCTAAGGTAGGCGATCGCGTCACCGGTTGGCAAGTAGGCCAGCGAGTAGTCGTCATGCAC from Kamptonema formosum PCC 6407 encodes:
- a CDS encoding transposase, whose translation is MNIIESILQQMSGVSQAQKKFIMTLLSTIVLVYGKVNFTNLGRYSPANEKTYRRHFLKKFDWEQFSKYFIKKALNPERTIIAVIDCSFLRKSGKHTEGKGYFYNGIAGKAEQGLEISVISVVEIETHISYSLSVQQTLSRPTTEPPKNSLIFTRKRNLKKRSKTGI
- a CDS encoding FAD-dependent oxidoreductase — protein: MNELNADILVVGGGTGGTAAAVQAASRGAKTILISEFPWLGGMLTTAGVSAPDGNELAAFQTGLWGAFLKKLQQQPGGLDRAWVSFFTYDPRIGAEIFADWVKQLPNLYWIAGQTPQEVLKKGHKIVGVRFEDFTVHAQITLDATELGDLLAIGEIPYRWGWEFQAEWGEPSAPIAPNILTETYPVQAPTWVVIMEDFGADAIAPEIPAPPIDNPSQFVDAWDNYGPEKFLNYGRLPGNRFMINWPIRGNDYGEGVNRLIESESSRREFLQESLWHTQSFARFIQNQLGRRYGLAEDIFPTFKMVKSQDGEIFTDRQSPITNYQSPITNSAFALHPYYRESRRLQGLDTIKEQDILPIASGNAASLPVNANGECLAIAIANYANDHHYTSGNIPLQPKSLRWGGRWTGTPFTIPYTCLIPTETDGLLTCEKNISVSHIANGATRLQPAVMGIGQAAGMAAALCIERGIEPRELPVRVLQEALLQDPIAPAAIVPLFNLTPNHPDWLYWQRYYLDRPAEYPASGNCPCKGSGGAGEAGGLLSGGALERGSS
- a CDS encoding transposase, whose product is MLPESVRYLVADGYYYRAKFWDAVRESDLNLISRLRVDANLNYLYTGARNKFGAPRKYDGKVDCNNLKNLTFVKEIKPGVKLYSLLVWSCCLKCKIRLACISELQANGKTKNVLLFSTDINLKAEQILEYYQARFQIEFIFRDAKQFTGLSDCQSVNSQRLDFHFNASLAALNLAKYEASNRHLSAHPFVFSMASYKRLEFNRHLLYTFISKLDLDKDLILNHPNLPSVLSYGTLAA